One Pseudomonas tolaasii NCPPB 2192 genomic window carries:
- the gyrA gene encoding DNA gyrase subunit A: MGELAKEILPVNIEDELKQSYLDYAMSVIVGRALPDARDGLKPVHRRVLFAMSELGNDWNKPYKKSARVVGDVIGKYHPHGDTAVYDTIVRMAQPFSLRYLLVDGQGNFGSVDGDNAAAMRYTEVRMTKLAHELLADLHKETVDWVPNYDGTEMIPAVMPTKIPNLLVNGSSGIAVGMATNIPPHNLGEVIDGCLALIDNPELTVDELMQYIPGPDFPTAAIINGRAGIIEAYRTGRGRIYMRARSIIEDIDKVGGRQQIVITELPYQLNKARLIEKIAELVKEKKLEGITELRDESDKDGMRVVIELRRGEVPEVILNNLYAQTQLQSVFGINVVALIDGRPRILNLKDLLEAFVRHRREVVTRRTVFELRKARERGHILEGQAVALSNIDPVIALIKASPTPSEAKEALISTPWESSAVVAMVERAGADSCRPETLDPQYGLREGKYFLSPEQAQAILELRLHRLTGLEHEKLLAEYQEILNQIGELIRILSSAVRLMEVIREELEVIRAEYGDVRRTEILDARLDLTLGDMIPEEERVVTISHGGYAKTQPLAAYQAQRRGGKGKSATGVKDEDYIAHLLVANSHTTLLLFSSKGKVYWLKTYEIPEASRAARGRPLVNLLPLDSDEYITTMLPVEEYTEGHFIFMATAKGTVKKTPLESFSRQRSVGLIALELDEGDVLISAAITDGEREVMLFSDGGKVTRFKESDVRAMGRTARGVRGMRLPEGQKLISMLIPEEGSQILTASERGYGKRTAISEFPEYKRGGQGVIAMVSNDRNGRLVGAVQVLDGEEIMLISDQGTLVRTRVAEVSSLGRNTQGVTLIKLAKDEKLVGLERVQEPSEVEGEELEGEEFEGEVIAAGDDNVDEPTLDAAADEEEPQE, encoded by the coding sequence ATGGGCGAACTGGCCAAAGAAATCCTCCCGGTCAATATCGAAGACGAGCTGAAACAGTCCTACCTCGACTACGCGATGAGCGTAATTGTCGGTCGGGCACTGCCTGATGCGCGCGATGGCTTGAAGCCCGTGCACCGGCGTGTGCTGTTCGCGATGAGCGAGCTGGGTAACGACTGGAACAAGCCGTACAAGAAATCTGCCCGTGTTGTCGGTGACGTGATCGGTAAGTATCACCCTCACGGCGACACTGCGGTGTACGACACCATCGTTCGGATGGCCCAGCCGTTTTCCCTGCGCTACCTGTTGGTAGACGGCCAGGGCAACTTCGGTTCGGTCGACGGCGACAACGCCGCGGCCATGCGATACACCGAAGTGCGCATGACCAAGCTGGCGCACGAGTTGCTGGCCGACCTGCACAAAGAAACCGTGGATTGGGTGCCGAACTACGACGGCACCGAAATGATCCCGGCCGTCATGCCGACCAAGATCCCCAACCTGCTGGTCAACGGTTCCAGCGGTATTGCCGTGGGCATGGCCACCAACATTCCGCCGCACAACCTCGGTGAAGTCATCGATGGTTGCCTGGCCCTCATCGACAACCCCGAGCTGACCGTCGATGAGCTGATGCAATACATTCCCGGTCCGGACTTCCCGACCGCTGCGATCATCAACGGTCGCGCCGGCATCATCGAAGCCTACCGCACCGGTCGCGGCCGTATTTACATGCGCGCCCGCTCGATCATCGAAGACATCGACAAGGTCGGTGGTCGCCAGCAGATCGTCATCACCGAACTCCCGTACCAGCTGAACAAAGCGCGTCTGATCGAGAAGATCGCCGAGCTGGTTAAAGAGAAGAAGCTTGAAGGCATCACCGAACTGCGCGACGAGTCCGACAAAGACGGCATGCGCGTGGTGATCGAGCTGCGTCGTGGCGAAGTGCCTGAGGTGATCCTCAACAATCTCTACGCCCAGACCCAGCTGCAAAGCGTGTTTGGTATCAACGTGGTTGCCCTGATCGACGGTCGCCCGCGCATCCTGAACCTCAAGGATCTGCTGGAAGCTTTCGTACGCCACCGTCGCGAAGTGGTCACCCGTCGCACCGTATTCGAACTGCGCAAGGCCCGTGAGCGCGGCCACATCCTGGAAGGCCAGGCGGTTGCGCTGTCGAACATCGACCCGGTGATTGCGCTGATCAAGGCCTCGCCAACCCCGTCGGAAGCCAAGGAAGCGCTGATCAGCACCCCTTGGGAATCCAGCGCCGTGGTAGCGATGGTTGAACGTGCCGGCGCCGATTCGTGCCGTCCGGAAACCCTGGACCCGCAATACGGCCTGCGCGAAGGCAAGTACTTCCTGTCGCCGGAACAGGCCCAGGCCATTCTGGAACTGCGCCTGCACCGCCTGACCGGCCTGGAGCACGAGAAGCTGCTGGCCGAGTACCAGGAGATCCTCAACCAGATCGGCGAGTTGATCCGCATCCTCAGCAGCGCCGTGCGCCTGATGGAAGTGATCCGCGAAGAACTGGAAGTGATCCGTGCCGAATACGGGGATGTGCGCCGCACCGAAATTCTTGATGCGCGCCTCGACCTGACCCTGGGTGACATGATCCCGGAAGAAGAGCGCGTAGTAACCATTTCCCACGGTGGCTATGCCAAGACCCAGCCATTGGCTGCGTACCAGGCCCAGCGTCGTGGCGGTAAAGGGAAATCGGCTACTGGCGTGAAGGATGAGGACTACATCGCTCACCTGTTGGTCGCCAACAGCCACACCACGCTGCTGCTGTTCTCCAGCAAGGGCAAGGTGTACTGGCTGAAAACCTACGAAATCCCGGAAGCTTCCCGTGCTGCCCGTGGTCGCCCGCTGGTCAACCTGCTGCCGCTGGACAGTGATGAGTACATCACCACCATGCTGCCGGTCGAGGAATACACCGAAGGTCACTTCATCTTCATGGCGACTGCCAAAGGCACCGTGAAAAAGACCCCGCTGGAATCCTTCAGCCGTCAACGCAGTGTGGGCCTGATCGCCCTTGAACTGGACGAAGGCGACGTGCTGATTTCGGCCGCCATTACCGATGGCGAGCGTGAAGTCATGCTGTTCTCCGACGGCGGCAAGGTCACGCGCTTCAAGGAGTCCGACGTGCGTGCCATGGGCCGTACCGCCCGCGGTGTGCGCGGCATGCGCCTGCCGGAAGGGCAGAAGCTGATTTCGATGCTGATCCCGGAAGAAGGCAGCCAGATCCTTACCGCTTCCGAACGTGGTTATGGCAAGCGCACCGCCATCAGCGAGTTCCCGGAGTACAAGCGTGGCGGCCAGGGCGTCATCGCCATGGTCAGCAACGACCGCAACGGCCGTCTGGTTGGCGCGGTGCAGGTGCTCGATGGCGAGGAAATCATGCTGATTTCCGACCAGGGCACCCTGGTGCGTACCCGTGTCGCCGAAGTGTCGAGCCTGGGCCGTAATACTCAGGGCGTGACCCTGATCAAACTGGCCAAGGACGAGAAACTGGTCGGCCTGGAGCGTGTGCAGGAGCCGTCGGAAGTTGAAGGCGAAGAGCTGGAAGGTGAGGAATTTGAAGGCGAGGTGATCGCAGCCGGCGATGACAACGTTGACGAGCCGACCCTCGACGCTGCCGCAGACGAAGAAGAACCGCAGGAATAA
- the mtnA gene encoding S-methyl-5-thioribose-1-phosphate isomerase: MRDRLLAAEKVKAIDWRDGALHLLDQRALPSRESWVTCVTVEDVAAAIRAMVVRGAPAIGISAAYGLVLAARERMAEGGDWQAAWEEDYALLAETRPTASNLFWALKRMRDRLDRVKKHADPLAVLEAEAIAIHESDREANLTMAQLGVELIRKHQGNAQAILTHGNAGALATGGVGTALGVIRAAYLEGMVEQVYANETRPWLQGSRLTAWELAGEGIPVTVNADSAGAHILKTKGVTWVIVGADCIAANGDVIGKIGTYQLAVCAMHHGVRFMVVAPSSTLDLMMATGDDVALEERDPGELLEVAGQRFAADVHAYNPVFDVTPADLIDVIVTEKGIVERPDTAKLARLMCRKRLH; this comes from the coding sequence ATGCGCGACCGACTGTTGGCTGCGGAGAAAGTGAAGGCCATCGACTGGCGTGATGGCGCGCTGCACCTGCTCGACCAGCGTGCCTTGCCGTCCCGGGAAAGCTGGGTGACCTGCGTCACGGTCGAGGACGTGGCGGCGGCGATTCGCGCGATGGTGGTGCGTGGCGCGCCGGCCATCGGCATCAGCGCGGCTTATGGTTTGGTGCTCGCCGCCCGTGAGCGCATGGCCGAAGGCGGTGACTGGCAGGCCGCGTGGGAAGAAGACTACGCACTGCTGGCCGAGACCCGACCAACGGCGTCCAACCTGTTCTGGGCCTTGAAGCGCATGCGCGACCGCCTGGACCGCGTCAAGAAGCACGCCGATCCGCTGGCGGTGCTCGAAGCCGAAGCCATTGCGATTCATGAAAGTGATCGCGAGGCCAACCTGACCATGGCGCAACTGGGGGTTGAGCTGATCCGCAAACATCAGGGCAATGCCCAGGCAATTCTCACCCATGGCAATGCGGGCGCCCTGGCGACCGGCGGCGTGGGCACGGCCCTTGGGGTGATTCGCGCTGCTTATCTGGAAGGCATGGTCGAGCAGGTTTACGCCAATGAAACCCGTCCGTGGCTGCAGGGTTCCCGTTTGACGGCCTGGGAGCTGGCCGGCGAGGGCATTCCGGTGACGGTGAATGCGGATTCGGCCGGCGCGCATATTCTCAAGACCAAAGGCGTGACCTGGGTGATTGTCGGTGCTGACTGCATCGCGGCCAACGGTGATGTGATCGGCAAGATCGGCACCTATCAATTGGCGGTGTGCGCCATGCACCACGGCGTGCGTTTTATGGTGGTGGCGCCGAGTTCCACGCTGGATCTGATGATGGCCACTGGCGATGACGTGGCGTTGGAGGAGCGTGATCCGGGAGAGTTGCTGGAAGTGGCTGGCCAGCGTTTTGCGGCGGATGTTCACGCCTATAACCCGGTGTTTGATGTGACTCCGGCTGATTTGATTGATGTGATCGTGACCGAGAAGGGCATCGTCGAGCGGCCGGATACGGCCAAATTGGCCAGGTTGATGTGCCGTAAACGCCTGCATTGA
- a CDS encoding TRZ/ATZ family hydrolase: MTSTAAPLDLLLLPTWLVPVEPAGVVLKDHGLGIRDGRIAFIGPRAAALKLAAAEVRELPGMLLSPGLINAHGHAAMTLFRGLADDLPLMTWLEKHIWPAEAKWVDEAFVRDGTDLAIAEQLKGGITCFSDMYFYPKVASDCVHNSGMRAQIALPILDFPIPGAASADEALRQGIELFGDLKHHPRIKVTFGPHAPYTVSDENLEKIRVVAEELDASIHMHVHETAFEVQQAVEQTGERPLARLGRLGLLGPRFQAVHMTQISEDDLALLVESNTSIIHCPESNLKLASGFCPVERLWQAGVNVAIGTDGAASNNDLDLLGETRTAAMLAKAVAGSATALDAHRALRMATLNGARAMGLESEIGSLEVGKAADIVAFDLSGLAQQPIYDPVSQLIYATGRDCVKHLWVAGKQLLDDRQLTRMDEQQLTATAIAWGKRISGHTE; encoded by the coding sequence ATGACCTCCACTGCCGCCCCGCTCGACTTGCTGCTGCTGCCCACCTGGCTGGTACCTGTCGAGCCTGCCGGCGTGGTGCTCAAAGACCACGGCCTGGGTATCCGCGACGGACGCATCGCCTTTATCGGGCCACGGGCCGCGGCCTTGAAGCTGGCTGCCGCCGAAGTGCGTGAACTGCCCGGCATGCTGCTCAGCCCCGGTCTGATCAACGCCCACGGCCACGCGGCCATGACCCTGTTTCGCGGCCTGGCCGACGACCTGCCGCTGATGACCTGGCTGGAAAAGCACATCTGGCCCGCCGAGGCCAAATGGGTTGATGAAGCCTTCGTGCGCGACGGCACCGACCTGGCCATCGCCGAGCAGCTCAAGGGCGGCATCACCTGCTTCTCCGACATGTATTTCTACCCCAAAGTCGCCAGTGATTGCGTGCACAACAGCGGCATGCGCGCGCAGATCGCATTGCCGATTCTCGACTTCCCGATTCCCGGCGCCGCCAGCGCCGACGAGGCACTGCGCCAGGGCATCGAACTGTTCGGCGACCTCAAACACCACCCGCGCATCAAGGTCACCTTCGGCCCCCATGCGCCTTACACCGTGAGCGATGAAAACCTGGAGAAAATCCGCGTCGTCGCCGAGGAACTGGACGCGTCGATCCATATGCATGTGCACGAAACCGCCTTCGAGGTGCAGCAAGCCGTCGAGCAGACCGGCGAGCGCCCGCTGGCGCGCCTGGGTCGCCTCGGTCTTCTGGGCCCGCGCTTCCAGGCCGTTCACATGACCCAAATCAGCGAGGACGACCTGGCTTTGCTGGTAGAAAGCAACACCAGCATCATCCATTGCCCGGAATCGAACCTGAAACTGGCCAGCGGCTTTTGCCCGGTGGAGCGTCTGTGGCAGGCTGGGGTCAATGTGGCGATCGGCACCGATGGCGCGGCCAGCAACAACGACCTCGACCTGCTGGGCGAAACCCGTACCGCCGCGATGCTGGCCAAGGCCGTCGCCGGCTCGGCCACCGCGCTGGATGCCCACCGCGCCCTGCGCATGGCGACACTCAATGGTGCGCGGGCCATGGGCCTGGAAAGCGAGATTGGCTCGCTGGAGGTCGGCAAGGCGGCCGACATTGTTGCCTTTGATCTGTCGGGGCTGGCGCAACAACCGATCTACGATCCGGTCTCACAGCTTATATATGCCACCGGGCGCGATTGCGTGAAACACCTTTGGGTCGCCGGCAAGCAGTTGCTCGACGACCGGCAGCTGACCCGCATGGATGAGCAACAGTTGACCGCCACGGCCATTGCCTGGGGCAAACGCATCAGCGGGCACACCGAATAA
- the ubiG gene encoding bifunctional 2-polyprenyl-6-hydroxyphenol methylase/3-demethylubiquinol 3-O-methyltransferase UbiG, translated as MSNVDHAEIAKFEALAHRWWDRESEFKPLHDINPLRVNWIDERVNLAGKKVLDVGCGGGILSEAMAQRGATVMGIDMGEAPLAVAQLHQLESGVNVEYRQITAEALAEEMPEQFDVVTCLEMLEHVPDPSSVIRACFRMVKPGGQVFFSTINRNPKAYLFAIIGAEYIMKLLPRGTHDFKKFIRPSELGAWSRQAGLTVKDIIGLTYNPLTKHYKLANDVDVNYMIQTLREE; from the coding sequence ATGAGCAACGTCGACCACGCCGAAATCGCCAAATTCGAGGCCCTGGCCCACCGCTGGTGGGACCGCGAAAGCGAGTTCAAGCCCCTGCACGACATCAACCCGCTGCGGGTCAACTGGATTGACGAACGCGTCAACCTGGCCGGCAAAAAGGTGCTGGACGTGGGTTGCGGCGGCGGCATCCTCAGCGAAGCCATGGCCCAGCGCGGCGCTACCGTGATGGGCATCGACATGGGCGAAGCACCGCTGGCCGTGGCTCAACTGCACCAGCTGGAATCCGGCGTGAACGTGGAATACCGCCAAATCACCGCCGAAGCCCTGGCCGAAGAAATGCCCGAGCAGTTCGACGTGGTCACCTGCCTGGAAATGCTCGAACACGTGCCGGACCCGTCCTCGGTGATCCGCGCGTGCTTCCGTATGGTCAAGCCCGGCGGCCAGGTGTTCTTCTCCACCATCAACCGCAACCCCAAGGCTTATCTGTTCGCGATCATCGGCGCCGAATACATCATGAAGCTGCTGCCGCGCGGCACCCACGACTTCAAGAAATTCATCCGCCCGTCCGAGCTGGGCGCCTGGAGCCGCCAGGCCGGGCTGACCGTCAAGGACATCATCGGCCTGACCTACAACCCGCTGACCAAGCACTACAAGCTGGCCAACGACGTTGACGTCAACTACATGATCCAGACCCTGCGCGAGGAGTAA
- the mupP gene encoding N-acetylmuramic acid 6-phosphate phosphatase MupP: MKLRAVLFDMDGTLLDTAPDFIAICQAMRTDRGLEPINPQHIRDEISGGARAMVAVTFSMDPESPGFEELRQEFLERYLKGCAIHSQLFDGMAELLADIEKSNLVWGVVTNKPLRFAEPIMQQLGLAERSALLICPDHVKNSKPDPEPLILACKMLDLDPASVLFVGDDLRDIESGRDAGTRTAAVTFGYIHPDDNPRNWGADVVVDHPLELRKVLDSALCSC; encoded by the coding sequence GTGAAGTTGCGAGCCGTACTCTTCGATATGGATGGCACCCTGCTGGACACCGCGCCGGACTTCATCGCCATCTGCCAGGCCATGCGCACCGACCGGGGCCTTGAGCCGATCAACCCGCAGCATATCCGCGATGAAATCTCCGGTGGCGCGCGGGCGATGGTGGCGGTGACCTTTTCGATGGACCCCGAATCCCCGGGCTTTGAAGAACTGCGCCAGGAATTCCTGGAGCGCTACCTCAAAGGCTGCGCGATCCACAGCCAGCTGTTCGACGGCATGGCCGAGTTGCTGGCGGACATCGAAAAATCCAACCTGGTGTGGGGCGTGGTCACCAACAAGCCGCTGCGCTTTGCCGAGCCGATCATGCAGCAACTGGGCCTGGCCGAGCGCTCGGCACTGCTGATCTGCCCGGACCACGTGAAGAACAGCAAGCCGGACCCGGAACCGCTGATTCTGGCGTGCAAGATGCTCGACCTCGACCCGGCCAGCGTACTGTTCGTGGGTGACGACCTGCGCGACATCGAGTCCGGCCGCGACGCCGGTACGCGCACCGCCGCGGTCACATTTGGCTACATTCACCCCGATGACAACCCGCGCAACTGGGGTGCCGATGTGGTGGTGGACCACCCGCTGGAACTGCGCAAAGTGCTCGATAGCGCGCTGTGCAGTTGCTGA
- a CDS encoding YciK family oxidoreductase, translating into MFDYSARPELLKGRVILVTGAGRGIGAAAAKTYAAHGATVLLLGKTEANLAQVYDEIEAAGQPQPVVIPFNLETALPHQYDELAAMIEKEFGHLDGLLHNASIIGPRTPLEQLSGENFMRVMHVNVNAMFMLTSTLLPLLKLSQDASVVFTSSSVGRKGRAYWGAYGVSKFATEGLMQTLADELEDVASVRANSINPGGTRTSMRAQAYPGENPMERPAPEEIMPVYLYLMGPDSAGINGQAFDAQ; encoded by the coding sequence ATGTTTGACTACTCCGCACGCCCAGAACTGCTCAAAGGCCGGGTGATCCTGGTGACCGGCGCCGGTCGCGGGATCGGCGCAGCCGCCGCGAAAACCTACGCCGCCCATGGCGCCACCGTGCTGTTGCTGGGCAAGACCGAGGCCAACCTGGCCCAGGTGTATGACGAAATCGAAGCCGCCGGCCAGCCGCAACCGGTGGTAATCCCGTTCAACCTGGAAACCGCCCTGCCCCATCAATACGATGAGCTGGCGGCGATGATCGAAAAAGAATTCGGCCACCTCGACGGCCTGCTGCACAACGCCTCGATCATCGGCCCGCGCACGCCGCTCGAGCAGTTGTCGGGCGAGAACTTCATGCGGGTGATGCATGTGAACGTCAACGCGATGTTCATGTTGACCAGCACATTGCTGCCGCTGCTCAAGCTGTCTCAGGATGCCTCGGTGGTGTTCACCTCCAGCAGCGTCGGGCGCAAGGGTCGGGCTTACTGGGGCGCTTATGGCGTGTCGAAGTTTGCGACCGAAGGCCTGATGCAAACGCTGGCCGATGAGCTGGAGGATGTGGCGTCGGTCCGCGCCAACAGCATCAACCCGGGCGGCACACGCACCAGCATGCGAGCGCAGGCGTACCCGGGGGAAAACCCGATGGAAAGGCCGGCGCCGGAAGAAATCATGCCGGTGTACCTGTACCTGATGGGCCCGGACAGTGCGGGCATCAATGGCCAGGCGTTTGATGCGCAGTAA
- a CDS encoding ABC transporter substrate-binding protein, whose amino-acid sequence MQPRHLKSLAAAMLTAWSLTAGLAQAAGVLTIGCREDSTTFDPIKSAQNRDTWVFANVYDTLVRVDNLGTKMEPGLAESWDISKDGLTYTFKLRDAKFSDGSAITAEDAAFSLLRIRDNKASLWADPFSLIDTAKATDAKTLVVTLKTPAVAFLSQLASPTVSILSEKAMTKMGEDAYSENPVTSGAFTVDEWRKGDRVILKKNPNFWQARNVSLDGVEWVSVTDDNTRMRMVQNNELDTAIFVPFSRVEELKKDKNVVIHADPSTREDHLLINHAHGLLAKQEVREALDMAIDKQSLVKTATYGQGTVAYSYIPKGSLYHYANNLQRPYDPTAARKLLEQAGAKDLKLNYVVNAGNEADEQIAVIIKDQLAKVGVTANLQKVDPTQSWQMLVDGEYDISVMYWTNDILDPDQKTTFVLGHDTNQNYMTRYKNDTVKALVAQARIEADPVKREQMYVELQKLAKQDVNWIDLYYSPYINISRKNVSNFLQNPLGRFTLEEVVKN is encoded by the coding sequence ATGCAACCGCGCCACTTGAAGTCTCTTGCCGCCGCCATGCTCACCGCGTGGTCACTGACTGCCGGCCTGGCCCAGGCTGCCGGTGTCCTGACCATCGGCTGTCGTGAAGACAGCACCACGTTCGACCCGATCAAAAGTGCGCAAAACCGCGATACCTGGGTGTTCGCCAACGTCTACGACACCCTGGTGCGCGTGGATAACCTGGGTACCAAAATGGAGCCGGGCCTGGCCGAAAGCTGGGACATTTCCAAGGACGGCCTGACTTACACCTTCAAGCTGCGTGATGCGAAGTTCTCCGATGGTTCGGCGATCACCGCTGAGGATGCAGCGTTCAGCCTGCTGCGCATCCGCGACAACAAGGCCTCGCTGTGGGCTGACCCGTTCAGCCTGATAGACACGGCCAAGGCCACCGACGCCAAAACCCTGGTGGTTACCCTGAAAACCCCGGCGGTGGCTTTCCTCTCGCAATTGGCCTCGCCGACGGTGTCGATCCTGTCGGAAAAGGCCATGACCAAAATGGGCGAAGACGCCTACTCGGAAAACCCGGTGACTTCCGGCGCGTTCACCGTGGATGAGTGGCGCAAGGGCGACCGCGTGATTCTGAAGAAGAACCCGAACTTCTGGCAGGCCAGGAACGTGAGCCTGGATGGCGTGGAGTGGGTGTCCGTGACCGACGACAACACCCGTATGCGCATGGTGCAGAACAATGAGCTGGACACGGCGATCTTCGTACCGTTCTCCCGCGTTGAAGAGCTGAAGAAAGACAAGAACGTGGTGATCCACGCCGACCCGTCGACCCGTGAAGATCACCTGCTGATCAACCACGCCCACGGTCTGCTGGCCAAGCAGGAAGTGCGTGAAGCGCTGGACATGGCCATCGATAAGCAGTCGCTGGTCAAGACCGCCACCTACGGTCAGGGCACCGTCGCGTACTCCTACATTCCCAAGGGTTCGCTGTATCACTACGCCAACAACCTGCAGCGCCCGTACGACCCGACGGCTGCCAGGAAGCTGCTGGAGCAGGCCGGTGCCAAGGACTTGAAGCTCAACTACGTGGTCAACGCCGGCAATGAAGCCGACGAGCAGATTGCGGTGATCATCAAGGACCAATTGGCCAAGGTCGGCGTCACCGCCAACCTGCAGAAAGTCGACCCGACCCAAAGCTGGCAGATGCTGGTGGACGGTGAGTACGACATTTCGGTGATGTACTGGACCAACGACATCCTCGACCCGGATCAGAAGACCACTTTTGTACTGGGCCACGACACCAACCAGAACTACATGACCCGTTACAAGAACGACACGGTCAAGGCGTTGGTGGCACAAGCGCGGATCGAGGCCGACCCGGTCAAGCGCGAGCAGATGTATGTGGAATTGCAGAAGCTGGCGAAACAGGATGTGAACTGGATTGACCTGTATTACAGCCCGTACATCAACATCTCACGCAAGAACGTGAGCAATTTCCTGCAAAACCCGTTGGGGCGGTTCACCCTTGAGGAAGTGGTGAAAAACTGA
- a CDS encoding ABC transporter ATP-binding protein encodes MSLLQIKDLEVKFAASGTGLFSLNRQWVRAVNGVSLNLAAGETLGLVGESGSGKSTLGRAILHLNPISAGQVLFDGIDMAHGSAIDIARLRHETAMIFQDPYAALNPRHTIGETIAEVLRVQRKVTPAQIPARVNELLDLVGLRPELASRKPGSLSGGQCQRVGIARALAVEPRLIIADECVAALDVSIQGQIINLLLELQQRMNLAILFIAHDLAIVRRLCDRVAVMYLGKIVEEGPVESVFTSPRHPYTAALIEAIPEIDPHRPLPAQPLPGEPPSPLNLPAGCAFHPRCRHARTMCSVMLPPTHFLHEHRYSCVLEEPLL; translated from the coding sequence ATGAGCCTGTTGCAGATCAAGGACCTCGAGGTGAAGTTTGCCGCGTCCGGTACGGGCCTGTTCAGCCTGAACAGGCAGTGGGTGAGGGCGGTCAATGGCGTGTCGCTGAACCTGGCGGCGGGCGAAACGCTGGGCCTGGTGGGCGAGTCCGGCAGTGGCAAAAGCACGCTGGGGCGGGCGATTTTGCACCTCAACCCGATCAGCGCCGGGCAGGTACTGTTTGACGGCATCGACATGGCCCACGGCAGCGCCATCGACATCGCCCGGCTGCGCCATGAAACCGCGATGATTTTTCAGGACCCGTACGCCGCGCTGAACCCGCGCCATACCATCGGTGAAACCATTGCCGAAGTGTTGCGCGTGCAGCGCAAGGTCACGCCTGCGCAGATCCCTGCACGCGTGAACGAGCTGCTCGATTTGGTGGGGCTGCGCCCCGAACTGGCCAGCCGCAAACCGGGCTCGCTCAGCGGCGGCCAGTGCCAGCGGGTCGGCATTGCTCGCGCATTGGCGGTGGAGCCGCGCCTGATCATCGCCGATGAGTGCGTGGCGGCGCTGGATGTGTCGATTCAGGGCCAGATCATCAACCTGCTGCTGGAACTGCAACAGCGCATGAACCTGGCGATCCTGTTTATCGCCCATGACCTGGCCATCGTGCGCCGCCTGTGCGACCGCGTGGCAGTGATGTACCTGGGCAAAATTGTCGAGGAAGGGCCGGTGGAGTCGGTGTTCACGTCGCCGCGCCATCCTTATACGGCGGCATTGATCGAGGCGATTCCCGAGATAGATCCACACCGGCCATTGCCTGCGCAACCGTTGCCCGGTGAGCCACCGAGCCCGCTGAATTTGCCGGCCGGCTGCGCCTTTCACCCGCGCTGCCGGCATGCCCGAACGATGTGTTCCGTGATGTTGCCGCCGACGCATTTCCTGCACGAGCATCGGTACAGTTGCGTGCTTGAAGAACCGCTGCTCTAA
- a CDS encoding ABC transporter ATP-binding protein, translating into MSLLQVRDLSVIANNAGRDITLVDRVSFDLAEGEILGLVGESGSGKTLACRGLMRLLPSPNLRVQGGSVSLAGQDLLTLDDAGMRQVRGGQLGMIFQNPSSHLDPLMRIGDQIAEGIRLHQGVSKKDARLQAIDVLRQVGIPDPKARVDNYPHEFSGGMRQRAMIAVALGCNPKVLIADEPTTALDVTVQVQILRLLLDLRDRRGLSIIMITHDLGVVAQTCDSIAVMYAGRLCEHGSKYELLAQPQHPYTAGLIDCQPAHSSGHALLRTIPGQPPLLDALPAGCRFNPRCPQVGALCTEVLPQGARVACHYPLGAPS; encoded by the coding sequence ATGAGCCTGTTGCAAGTGCGCGACCTCAGCGTGATCGCCAACAACGCCGGGCGTGATATCACGTTGGTGGATCGCGTGTCCTTCGACCTGGCCGAAGGTGAAATTCTCGGGTTGGTTGGCGAAAGCGGTTCGGGCAAGACCCTGGCCTGTCGCGGGCTGATGCGCTTGCTGCCGTCGCCCAATCTGCGGGTGCAGGGCGGTTCGGTGAGTCTGGCGGGTCAAGACCTGTTGACGCTGGACGACGCTGGCATGCGCCAGGTGCGTGGCGGGCAACTGGGCATGATTTTCCAGAACCCCAGCAGCCACCTCGACCCATTGATGCGCATCGGCGACCAGATCGCCGAGGGCATTCGCCTGCATCAGGGCGTGTCGAAAAAAGACGCGCGGCTCCAAGCCATCGACGTACTGCGCCAGGTCGGAATTCCTGACCCCAAGGCGCGGGTCGACAACTACCCCCACGAGTTTTCCGGCGGCATGCGCCAGCGTGCGATGATCGCCGTGGCCCTGGGCTGCAACCCGAAAGTGCTGATCGCCGACGAGCCGACCACGGCGCTGGACGTGACGGTACAGGTGCAAATCCTGCGGCTGTTGCTGGACCTGCGCGACAGGCGCGGCCTGTCGATCATCATGATCACACACGACCTCGGCGTGGTGGCGCAGACCTGCGATTCGATCGCTGTGATGTACGCCGGGCGTTTGTGCGAGCACGGCAGCAAATACGAGCTGCTGGCCCAGCCGCAGCACCCTTACACCGCCGGGTTGATCGACTGCCAGCCCGCTCACAGCAGCGGCCACGCCTTGCTGCGCACCATCCCCGGCCAACCACCGTTGCTCGACGCCTTGCCTGCCGGTTGCCGCTTCAATCCGCGCTGCCCGCAGGTCGGCGCCTTGTGTACCGAAGTGTTGCCCCAGGGCGCGCGCGTTGCTTGTCACTATCCTTTGGGGGCGCCTTCATGA